The Dreissena polymorpha isolate Duluth1 chromosome 9, UMN_Dpol_1.0, whole genome shotgun sequence genome contains the following window.
caaataaaaccaaatatttacatttaattcgCTTATCGAAATGAAAAGTCAATACTGGACGGAAAATGCATATCGTCTACCGAGTAACTCATACTGTTGTGTATGAGTACAGTGTGACAAGTTCGATCTTATTGAGTAAAGGCTGAATGCGCAGATATGCGGATACATTCTACTTGATTTCCGAAATGACTTCACGCTATTGCTCTTGACAGTTGTATCGATATGAGAAGTGTTAATTTGTGTTAATTGAATAGAAAAACTGTATTCCAAGACTCCCGTGGAAACAAACGCAGTAAGTAAGTACAATACAGCATCAGAACTAACTGATTGATGTCAAAGCTTGTCGACATATGCCTTCCGCATAGTGCGCGACTTTCAAATAGAAGTAACCAACGACGACGAGTGTTAGCGGTAAATTTTATAAGCAGACCATATGCACATATATTCTGAAACGAAGGCGacacattatttgtgtttatcTTAAAAGATAATTAGGTAGTATGATTTATGTACATGGTGTTGGTCGTTTTCGATCCATAACCGATGACAATTCATGagtgatttaaacaataaatatctctAATAACTGTTCCCACCGATTCCTTACATTTACAAATTACGAATTGTGCGGTTATAACGTCAtgtctcaataaaaaaaagtaattgttaATTTACAATGATCAGTgagtgtttgaaacagtaaattaCGAGTTGTAAATAACTGATATTTTCCTATGAACGACATGAATGCAGAATATTTAGCAATACATTAATGCATGCAGAAGCAGAATAATGTGAATACATGAATAAACCCCGTGTAACATTTTACTTTATGAGAtcaattcaattaaattaataagAAAACTTTTACTTCCCAAACTGAAGTTAGTTAATACTTGACAAACGTTATGCTTTATATAGTTAaccatgtgtgtaaatgtaaattaaattGGGAATGgtgcaatataaaaaaattagAAGAACATTTGacttataattaataacattccTGATATATCAACACTCTACGGAGTATTAAATGTAGTATTCTGCGTAAACACTTTCCCATTATGTCTGATCAAAAATAACACAACTAAGAAAGTAATTAAGAATAATCAATAAACATACGAAATGTCTCTAAAGACACTATCGGACTGAAGCAAAATTGATATGCATGTGTTCATAAGCGATTAAGTCGATGTAATCGTACGACATAAAGAAAGCAATTGCACATAATTTGTATAGAGCTGATCTTATGTTTAGAAGAGAAATTAGCATTTTCAACGGaatatgaatataaaatgaaGACTCTTCTTCTAGCTTGCAAATTACTGCGAGTGTATAATTGAAAAAGAATTAAAAACTCGTTGTATCATTTGTATATTAAGTAAATCAGTGTAACAAGGTTGTGGTGCTTTTGATTCTTGGCTACAAATGCGTTTGTATTCaataaattcaatattttcaacaaaatattcacATCAATTTGAGATGTGTccatcattttatttattaatctcTACCAGACgaatataaattgataaatatatgggTGTTCGTATAACACAACACATGACACACATACTCTCATAAGCACATTATtcaattataaatgaaataaaaattagtAAAGCTGTATTTTCTTGCTAAAATATCGTTGTAAGTAATGAGCAACACCGAGTCTTGCATACAATAGTAATGACTGGCGAtgctttttttattacaaaagcatGGACTTGACTATGCGTTCTATGCGTACCAAGCTTTTTAAAATCATAAGCAATCATAGTCGACTATGCAGCATTACCGGTAATTAAAATCACAATTGGCTTTTAAGAAAATAAACGTCAAGAACCCTGCATGTTGTTCTCCATTTGTTATTCTCTATCCACCGATCAATGCGCCAATTTTGTGGTATTAGTGAAATTCCCTAGCATGTGTGGAAACGTTTCTTCCCTGCCTGATGAACAAAGGTCCTATGGTCATAAATCATGTTATTGTAAATAATGCCCTATTTAGCTTGGCTTAAAGAATTGGCACTCATCAGCTTGCAACTGGACAAACACACAATCGTTTATTTGGAAGAGTTAGTTTCATGTGTTGTAGAACTCTACTGAATTCGTGCAGTATTTATATTGCAACATACACTCGTGCGCAAGTCACGGCAAAAAATGCAatgattcaataaaataataataatttgaaagcCAAGGAAACATAGCAATCATGTCACTAATGAATCAGTCGATCGATCGATCAGCGTGTTCATTCTAACATGTTAACACGTACAAATGTTGCTGAAGatttcattaaaaatacattaatatgagAAACTATTAAAACAACTCAATGGCTGCATATTATAAATTGATGTTGCTGATGCGGTAATCCAATAATTGCACGTCGCATATACTTTTCCAGTTATGTGAAACAGCGACACGTATGTTCCCTGAACGTCATCGCTAATAACGTTACTTCTAGCAACAAGATTCCAAAGACTGTAATTGTGTTTAATGATGCAGTAAAGCCTCGCATTACTGCCGGAACGTCAAGGAAATAGTACGTTCTCGAAGTCCCTGGTGAAGGCAAACTGATCGCAGATTAATACGAAGATTGTTGTCAATAAAAAGAAACACGTAGTTGTGAAGAAATGCAATGTGGTCACTGTGCTCTTTGGCACTATATGTTGGTGTTTGTGCTGTTATTTTCTCGAAACGTTGTGTTGTAATTACGAATCTACCAATACGTGTTGTTTAATGTTCGATATTTTCCATTAAGCTTTGTAAAACTATTCAAAACTGAATGCGATAAGTACTTCCTAATTTGAAATGCATgaaatttttcaattaaaaatctgaaaaaaacagTCATGgttaaaacaagttttattttacaatataccTTGCGTAGCGAGAAACATGAATAGTACACACACGGAATACATGACACCCATGTATCATACCAattcaacaaaatataataaaaagacAGATATaatgtcaacataattttagaGCTTGTTTTAAAAGGTTTTTTACACAATTTGCATATACATCATAATCGTATTGAGGAATAGTTTTACTGCATATACTCTTCCAAAGTAAATTTACTTGTGAATACATTTTACACCGGATTTGATACAAAAATAGATAATACTATTACTTAATCACAGTCTGAGATTTTCATTCGATGCGGTTTGAGGGGTGAATGAAAATTCCGTCGTGAGCGGGCTGTCACAACGCTGGTCCTGACCGGGCTCGCCATACGCCTGGGACTTCTGACGTCGAAAGGAGCTCCGAAACCGCTGAATGTCCTCCGATGAACATTGAGTGTACTCGTAGGTGAAGCCACCAAATATACCTCCGATCAAGGGTCCCACCCAAAACACCTTcagagaaaaaaaatatttgtttgcttatATTACTGAAGAATTTTCGATTTAAGTAGAGCAAAGTGAGACTGAATATTATCAATGTATGTTTATATTGTGCAAATGTGGATTTTTGGTTCCTCGTTTATGGGATCATTAAAATGATAAGCAAAAACATGgtaataattatcatcattatgTCGTTACCGTCGTTGTCGACATAATCATAATGATAATTAATCGGAGCTTTCATTATTCATACTTACCCAATGATCCTTCCATTGTTTCGTTATTACTGCGGGACCGAACGAGCGTGCTGGATTCATTCCACATCCCGTATAGTCGAACTGAAAATGCGAGCATGAATTATAAAAGTTAAATCAATTGAAAAagtatgaacattttaatttctaGTTTGAAAGAAATAAACTGAAAGGAAATGCTACATTAAGtgcttttttaacatattttgtattcAAGAACGTTTTTGCATTAGTTAATaggtttgtttaaatgaatgtaaaTGTCCAATCGTTAAATAAAGCGACGCCCAGGGTTACAATTTTACTCTTTAATAAAAACGTGCAGTGTTGTAGCAATATAATGAAATTCATCACAATGCCATGGAAACTCTTTTGTGAAAGCCTTTGCTCTGCGGGAGGAAACGAAAGATGAAATATTGATACAATGATAGCTAAGACAACCCGAACCTTCCAACCATTTCAAATGAGAAAATATGACAGAATAGCTATAGTTAATTTCGTAAACACGATGATTCGTCAATACTAGCCCGAGACGTTCAATTACAGATTACGGAGCATCAACACTATTTGTTTGCACAAGGGAATGGAAGAGGGCTATGGTTTGTGACTGGCAATAAAAGCAAGCAGTAAGAAAAAATTACACTTTTCTGGAATGGGCGCCTGTTGTATACGAGCTTTAGAAGTAATCGACAAATCATGGTTGTAACATTGGTATCATCGCATCTGACAATTATGTAACAGATCTgttaataaaaatagaacatatttATTCGATATTGTCATCACGTATAAGGTATAATTAAGACGTCGTTGAAGACAaggattgtattgtatttttgttataaacgTTGTTATTATGCAGACAACACTAGCAAATCGCTTGAAATAATGACGAAAATAAAGAAACTAATAAAAATACTTTGTTATGTTATACATACCGCAAATAAATGTCCCAAAACCACCGACAAGCCGACCGAAAGTGACCTAGAGCCCATGTCAACACGTTTAGGTTCCAAATTAGCGAAAAATGTGAATACTAGAACAAACGTCACCATGAACTCCACAGCAAAAGCCTGTGCCGGCTTCACGTCATCTTTAATAAACGTCACACCTAAACCACCATGGTACTTATTAGGTGTGGCACCGTACAATATTCCTGCACCAGCTATTGCCCCAAGGCCTTGAGCAAGGATATAGCACACCGTCCTTGCAACTCCGAATTTTCCCGTGGCGAGCAAAGCCATTGTGATCGCAGGATTCATATGGGCGCCACTGATATGACCCACGCAATGCATCAACGTGGCCTCGTCAAGACCAAAGGTCAAGGCCACCTTCAGAAACGTATCATTCGATGGATGGCGAATGTGTGTCAGCGAGCCACATCCTATGAAAACGTAGATCAATGTTACCAAGAACTCGCAGCGAACCGATTTCCAAAACGAAAAGGTCACCAGTTCCTCTTTAAGAGCTTTGAGTCTAGTTTTTATTGACATTGTTTCCCGCTCGTTACGGTTTATGGGTTGTATATCCTACCATTTTGTTGTCGTGCTGAAACAAAAAACAACGATGCAAAACAGAGAGAACGGTAGGATAATATTGACAGTATGTTACGTACGCATCCGTCATAATCGATGCATTACTTACAAACTAGCAAAATTCACTTAAATCTGTTATACATAGATGTTTATGTAAACGGGTCTTGTGTAGTGTTGAAATGCAACTTAGTTAagcaaatacatatatacatttaattcatttttgtttttacagAAAATATGTCAGGTTTGCATATTATAGAAATAAtcacataaaaaatgagtgatatttttatatgatttgaATACTTAAGTATATAACACACTTAAACAAACCATGATGAACTTTGATACATACAAAGTTAACAATTTGACGATTTGAAGAGTAACTTTAAACTCATATGTGTGTATGTAACATATCTTCGAGCACGGATGTACGAGGTTGCGTACAGTTTTATGCAGTTccagttagtttagtttaaacatattttatttcaagaaaaacATACAACGTATACATACAAAATTACAACTGATTTACTTGTTCTGAAAATGGATAAGAACGAAAGACGAAGTATTGTATAGTTCTTCTCCGAACATAGTTTTTGCAGGATTGTAACTTTACGGTTTAAAGGGCAGTAGTCATTTTTGAGTAAACATACAATAAGGCAATAAAAACAAAAGAAGGAAAgttgtaatatagaaggaaaaagtttaaatataaaaaacaatctgAAATACAATTAGAAGTAACGAAAAAAGACAGTTCCAGGTGATAAAGCCAACGCATAAAGGCTTTAAAATACTAATAGTTTATTCAAAGATGCGTAgaaatacataaaatcatgtgcactttttttcaattaaaacaaataaaagaaccGGATTTGTAAACGGCGTATCACAATTTTGACCACGCGGTTGTTTTTGTAAAGCTCTACTAGTAGCGCTAAATTATTGACCAACGCATCCGCTTAATAGTAATTCACCTCTGCAATTGACAATCTAGCATCAATTGATTAATGTTGCGTTTTACCTTATCGACCGAGCTGTAGATTTTCTCTTGGTATTTAAATAATAGGTCGACATTGAAAGTCAGATTAATAGTCCCTTGTATTTTGGTAAACACTAGTCGAGTATTAATACCCAAGTGATCAATGTTCAGTTGATATATGTGTTTACTGATAACGAACATATactttaaagcatttttactttGGATCTACAATTTAGCCGTCAGTATTTGTAATTGTTTTACACACAACAGTGCtaatttttatatgaataaatCTTACGTagcaaataaataaagcaaaactAATGCGCAGTTTACGACACAAGTTGTTTTCATACCTGCTATGCCCTCACACTAGCATCCAGTAAAAATTTTAAATGATGACCCCAACAACAACGTAAAAATACGACACAATGCCTACATCACAGAACCCCGATAAGACATTTACtgacaaatattaaatgataGTTTTCCGATTGCCGCTTTCTACTTTGCCTTCGCAATGCGGTGCGTCTTAACCAGTAATAAACACGCTAAATAGATCACCCATCCCACCAATCGGGTTCATTTTGTTCGTAACAAACCAGTGGGGACTTATACAATTATGGGGTTCCATTACCAGCTAAGTGTATACATGATACAATACAAGAAAGGTGACAGAAAGCAATTAAAAACTCGAACTTGATGACACCAATCGATTGATTTGCTTTGCTGTTCACCTAGCAAAGTACAGTACAGTTATGTTTCTActtaccaattttttttaaacatttcgtCGATAAGAAATGCATTATTGTATAGTTTGCTTACACTATCTTTCCAAAATATTCTTACTTCACAGTGACAACATGTCAAAAATCTTATTCAAATAGAGTAGATAATAAGGTAGATCTAAAAAGGCTACGAtgaatttaatacattaaattgtTTTGTAGTTTAATGCCTTCTGACATAACAAAGTTATCGATGTTGAACAATGGCCTAAGCTTTAATCATGTGGTTATGTTTACTGTTGCTCTGAAGGTTTGTGATGTTCTGTTCAAGCAATCGTTCCTTTGTGTTAAattgagattatacgatttttatatgtgttcaattgtaatatattgataaaaatatgttacaataacacacaataggcaagaaaaattatacattaaatacgaatttcataaaatgcagcaaagacatattagcgcccgagccgattgtgacgaagatatttcgtacatattttcctattattaccgaagcattcgtctttttattaaagggatcttttcacgctttggtaaatttacaaaattgaaaaaagttgtttcagattcgcaaattttcgttttagttatgatatttgtgaggaaacagtaatactgaacatttaccatggtctaatatagccattatatgcatcttttgacgattttaaaacctaaaaattataatgcgttccaacgcgaaacgattgaataatttggagagttctgtttttgtcgttaaattttgtgtaactacgaagattgcttatataaggtataaaatacttcaagtatatgtactcggcggaatagctcagtaggctaaagcgtttttacttcaggactctggcaggactccaggggtcactggttcgaaacctggtccgggcaatgttcttttcctttttttaattttattcttgattttttactggagcttttacgatccaatgtttacatttatcgatataaagcatttaatgaataagttaaaaaatgccaaaatctgtgaaaaggcccctttaagatcggagttagtgttcgtgtgtcgtatgaatagaaatctttgcaggaaattaaaatgattcggAAAACTATATTaagatttacatcgtacatgcatgaaatACATGCTGGCGAACTGGACATCacagacatttttttatttcagaattaaatatctggcttatttcgcatttttcgacacatgctcttctaaaattgtatttgaatttatattgaattatatgtattataagttgtttacacattttatataaattataatcatacatatttgacaaaatcgtgcatactctctttaattaaaatacgagCGGAAAATAAGAACGATTCCTATCCTGGTGTACTATAGTTTTATTGGTCTTATATTCGCAATGCTACCTCACATGTCTCACTTAATACTGTTATTACTAAAATAAAAAGGTGTATTATTTAAAGGAAAGTCATTCTCTTTTTAAGTACTCTTCACAAGTACCTCACCATTATCAACTGTGTATGGGTATACATACTGC
Protein-coding sequences here:
- the LOC127845955 gene encoding aquaporin-4-like, whose translation is MALLATGKFGVARTVCYILAQGLGAIAGAGILYGATPNKYHGGLGVTFIKDDVKPAQAFAVEFMVTFVLVFTFFANLEPKRVDMGSRSLSVGLSVVLGHLFAFDYTGCGMNPARSFGPAVITKQWKDHWVFWVGPLIGGIFGGFTYEYTQCSSEDIQRFRSSFRRQKSQAYGEPGQDQRCDSPLTTEFSFTPRTASNEDLRL